From the genome of Candidatus Bathyarchaeia archaeon, one region includes:
- the uppS gene encoding polyprenyl diphosphate synthase yields the protein RHVEEDTKRYSEFFFNVAIAYGGRAEIVDATRKLVKDVLNGKVDLEEIDEEAFTQYLYTSHLPNPYPDLVIRSSGEERLSGFLLWQTAYSELFFLDVYWPDFRKIDLLRAIRTFQRRKRRFGA from the coding sequence TGAGGCACGTTGAGGAGGATACTAAGCGTTACAGCGAATTTTTCTTTAACGTAGCGATAGCTTACGGCGGCCGTGCGGAAATCGTCGACGCGACCCGAAAACTGGTTAAAGATGTCTTGAATGGAAAGGTCGACCTGGAGGAAATAGATGAGGAAGCCTTCACCCAATACCTTTATACGTCTCACCTCCCCAACCCGTATCCAGACCTGGTGATCAGGTCTTCAGGCGAAGAAAGGCTCTCTGGGTTCCTACTCTGGCAAACAGCCTACAGTGAGCTCTTCTTCTTAGACGTCTACTGGCCGGACTTCAGGAAAATCGACCTTCTAAGGGCCATCAGAACCTTTCAACGCAGAAAGAGGAGGTTTGGAGCCTGA